From the Desulfobotulus mexicanus genome, one window contains:
- the thrS gene encoding threonine--tRNA ligase, giving the protein MICITLPDNSIREFESPPSGMDIALSISEGFARNCIAMEIDGILKDLTAPVEKDASVRLLTPKDAESMEILRHSAAHVMAEAVLKLYPEARLTIGPVVENGFYYDIDMQSISEEDFPKIEAEIEAIIKEKKSFVRKEMTRSEATDFFKDEPYKLEIIDSLEGEVFSLYEQGDFIDLCRGPHLPHTGHIKAIKLMRVSGAYWRADQSRQQLQRIYGTAFFDKKDLKAYLTLLEEAKKRDHRKLGVQLDLFSFHDEAPGMPFFHAKGMDVWNALLQYWREAHRDAGYVETKTPIMLNRVLWEKSGHWENYRENMYTSRVDEMEYAIKPMNCPGGMLLFGMRPHSYKDLPHRAGEIGLVHRHEMSGALSGLFRVRAFHQDDAHIFMTPDQIQQEILGVLQLVDRIYATFGLDFHLELSTRPEKSIGSDAQWEQATEGLRSALDAYGKGYQVNEGDGAFYGPKIDIHIKDAIGRTWQCGTIQLDMALPERFDLNYIGKDNEKHRPIMIHRVIYGSIERFFGILTEHFAGKFPLWLAPVQIMLLPMNDDLIPATEELKKELTAAGLRVEVDTRSESLKKKVRDAQLLQIPIMVTIGAKEIETKTFAVRTLDGKVIMGMERSLFLETIEEHISRRSLSPEIFKS; this is encoded by the coding sequence ATGATATGTATAACTCTCCCGGATAACAGCATCCGGGAATTTGAAAGTCCTCCTTCAGGCATGGATATTGCTCTTTCCATCTCCGAAGGCTTTGCCCGCAACTGTATTGCCATGGAAATTGATGGCATTTTAAAAGACCTGACCGCACCCGTTGAAAAAGATGCCAGCGTACGCCTGCTGACCCCCAAAGATGCTGAATCTATGGAAATATTAAGGCACTCCGCAGCCCATGTCATGGCCGAAGCCGTTCTCAAACTATACCCCGAAGCCCGCCTGACCATAGGCCCTGTGGTGGAAAACGGCTTTTACTATGACATTGACATGCAGAGCATCTCAGAAGAAGATTTCCCAAAGATTGAAGCGGAAATTGAAGCCATCATCAAAGAAAAGAAAAGCTTTGTCCGAAAAGAAATGACCCGGAGTGAGGCAACGGATTTTTTTAAGGATGAACCCTACAAGCTGGAAATCATCGACTCCCTTGAAGGGGAAGTATTCAGTCTTTATGAACAGGGTGATTTTATTGACCTCTGCCGGGGACCACACCTGCCCCACACCGGCCACATCAAAGCCATCAAGCTAATGCGGGTTTCCGGTGCCTACTGGCGGGCAGACCAGAGCCGCCAGCAGCTTCAGCGGATTTACGGAACAGCCTTTTTCGATAAAAAAGACCTGAAAGCTTACCTAACCCTGCTGGAAGAAGCAAAGAAACGGGATCACAGGAAGCTTGGCGTACAATTGGATCTCTTCAGTTTCCACGATGAGGCTCCGGGCATGCCCTTTTTCCATGCAAAGGGTATGGACGTATGGAACGCCCTTCTGCAATACTGGCGGGAAGCCCACAGGGATGCGGGCTATGTAGAAACAAAAACCCCCATCATGCTCAACCGGGTTCTCTGGGAAAAAAGCGGTCACTGGGAAAACTACAGGGAAAACATGTATACTTCCCGGGTGGACGAAATGGAATATGCCATCAAACCCATGAACTGCCCCGGTGGGATGCTGCTTTTTGGCATGAGGCCGCATTCCTACAAAGATCTGCCCCACCGTGCCGGAGAAATCGGCCTTGTTCACCGCCATGAAATGTCCGGTGCCCTCTCAGGTCTTTTCCGGGTCAGGGCCTTCCACCAGGACGATGCCCACATTTTCATGACCCCGGATCAGATCCAGCAGGAAATTCTAGGGGTTCTCCAGCTGGTGGACCGCATCTATGCCACCTTTGGTCTGGATTTTCATCTGGAGCTTTCCACACGTCCTGAAAAATCCATCGGCTCTGACGCCCAGTGGGAACAGGCTACCGAAGGACTGCGATCCGCCCTGGATGCCTATGGCAAGGGCTATCAGGTCAATGAAGGGGACGGTGCCTTTTACGGTCCTAAAATCGACATCCATATTAAAGACGCCATCGGCCGCACCTGGCAGTGCGGAACCATCCAGCTGGACATGGCCCTGCCGGAACGTTTTGACCTGAATTATATTGGCAAAGACAATGAAAAACACCGTCCCATAATGATCCACAGGGTAATCTACGGTTCCATTGAACGATTTTTCGGTATACTCACCGAACACTTTGCCGGTAAATTCCCCCTCTGGCTGGCTCCGGTACAGATCATGCTGCTGCCCATGAACGATGACCTGATCCCTGCGACAGAAGAGCTTAAAAAAGAGCTGACTGCCGCAGGTCTCCGGGTGGAGGTGGATACAAGATCCGAAAGCCTCAAGAAAAAAGTCCGGGATGCCCAGCTGCTTCAGATTCCCATCATGGTAACCATAGGTGCAAAGGAAATCGAAACTAAAACCTTTGCTGTAAGGACTCTGGATGGCAAAGTTATCATGGGTATGGAACGCAGCCTTTTTCTTGAAACCATAGAAGAGCACATAAGCAGAAGATCCTTAAGTCCT
- a CDS encoding ribonuclease D has protein sequence MDSTYTLIETQDDLQGILPLLENADRIGVDLEADSMFHFKEKVCLIQLTAAKRNFVLDPLCIPDLSPLGPVFADPSVRKIFHGADYDVRSLFRDFGFEVQNLWDTELATRFLGYRTSGLDAVLKARFGASLDKKYQKKDWSQRPLSPEMIAYASEDTRYLIPLSEQLEAELVAKGRLDWVAEECCILQEVRATEGEERPLFLRFKGAGRLDGRSLAVLEALLEFRLDMAEKKDKPLFKVLGGEALLRLAQLRPRTMEAVKSSKVLSPRQLSMHGPVLLQCIQGALALPETELPVYPKTRAARIKPLVSMRIKAMKDWRDALAEKLDMDPALLCNKALLTRLAQLNPASMDVLETIPEMRKWQRDVLGEGLLQVLASL, from the coding sequence ATGGATTCTACGTATACGCTCATTGAAACCCAGGATGATCTGCAGGGTATTCTTCCCCTGCTTGAAAATGCAGACCGCATAGGCGTGGATCTGGAAGCGGACTCCATGTTTCATTTTAAAGAAAAGGTCTGTCTCATTCAGCTGACTGCTGCAAAACGTAATTTTGTGCTGGATCCTTTGTGCATACCGGATCTTTCTCCTTTGGGTCCGGTGTTTGCCGATCCCTCTGTACGCAAGATTTTTCATGGTGCAGATTATGATGTTCGGTCTCTTTTCAGGGATTTTGGTTTTGAGGTGCAGAATCTCTGGGATACGGAACTGGCCACACGCTTTCTGGGCTACCGTACATCCGGGCTGGATGCGGTGCTGAAGGCACGCTTTGGCGCAAGCCTTGATAAAAAATATCAGAAAAAGGACTGGTCACAAAGACCACTTTCTCCGGAAATGATTGCTTATGCATCGGAGGATACCCGCTATCTTATTCCCCTTTCGGAGCAGCTGGAAGCAGAGCTTGTGGCAAAGGGAAGGCTGGACTGGGTTGCGGAAGAATGCTGCATTCTACAGGAAGTGCGAGCAACGGAAGGAGAAGAAAGGCCTCTTTTTCTTCGTTTCAAGGGTGCTGGTCGTCTGGACGGTAGAAGCCTTGCTGTTCTGGAGGCTCTTCTGGAATTTCGCCTGGATATGGCAGAAAAAAAGGACAAGCCCCTTTTTAAGGTGCTGGGTGGAGAAGCACTTTTGCGTCTGGCTCAGCTTCGGCCCCGTACCATGGAGGCTGTGAAATCTTCTAAGGTTTTAAGTCCCCGTCAGTTGTCCATGCATGGCCCTGTGCTTCTGCAATGTATTCAGGGCGCGCTGGCTTTACCTGAGACAGAGCTTCCCGTATATCCCAAAACAAGGGCTGCAAGGATCAAACCACTGGTTTCCATGCGTATCAAGGCCATGAAGGACTGGCGGGATGCACTGGCGGAGAAGCTGGATATGGATCCGGCGCTTTTATGCAACAAAGCCCTCCTCACCAGGCTTGCCCAGCTCAATCCAGCATCCATGGATGTTCTGGAAACCATACCGGAGATGCGGAAGTGGCAGAGGGACGTTCTGGGCGAGGGGCTTTTACAGGTTCTTGCATCATTGTAG
- a CDS encoding HD domain-containing phosphohydrolase, which translates to MRQNFPETAADISLSFEPEKTASVSYPHPLPPWEVLIADDDPEVHRVTRLVLRDFHFDNRSLLLHSVYSGSETIRFLRHHPDIAVLLLDAVMENDEAGLIAANRIRKELKNQNIRIIFRTGQAGKAPESLVVDQYDINDYREKAELSAQKLRSAITTSLRNFRELQSAHREKDALRHILSTTSPVITDPYNPSFFACTVRDQVQRLLLAQPFQSRKLTVSFSVKDKAGQLLCTTHRTKDKLTTPSASSFSPNLLLWTESMGKRSLELSVCALPELSMEEKTMLDIFIGHIADVLDKMLDHQPDILMETRFSRLLTHALSNSPRKESAGHLHRVGAFCHYLALKAGLEQKTAEELKRAAPLHDIGKLAIPQAILNKRGPLNAEEQAIIRTHPDIGFELLHDESRPDLQTAAIVAREHHERWDGAGYPLGIAGEKINILGRITAIGDVFDALTHDRSYKKAWPLPKALEFLKKKAGSIFDPRLVSCFIQDTDSLARIHAQWPDT; encoded by the coding sequence ATGCGCCAGAATTTTCCTGAAACAGCAGCGGACATATCACTTTCCTTTGAACCGGAAAAAACAGCTTCCGTCTCTTACCCCCATCCCTTACCTCCATGGGAAGTGCTGATTGCAGATGATGACCCGGAAGTCCACCGGGTCACCCGCCTTGTGCTCAGGGATTTTCATTTTGATAACAGGTCCCTGCTGCTTCACAGCGTATATTCAGGCAGTGAAACCATCCGCTTCCTGCGCCACCATCCGGATATTGCCGTTCTTCTTCTGGACGCTGTAATGGAAAATGATGAGGCTGGTCTTATCGCAGCCAATCGCATAAGAAAAGAGCTGAAAAATCAGAATATACGAATCATTTTCCGTACAGGTCAGGCGGGCAAAGCGCCAGAAAGCCTTGTGGTTGATCAATACGATATCAATGACTACAGGGAAAAAGCCGAACTCAGTGCCCAGAAGCTGCGAAGCGCCATCACAACAAGTTTAAGAAACTTCAGAGAACTTCAGTCCGCACATAGGGAAAAAGATGCACTTCGCCATATCCTCAGCACCACATCACCTGTAATAACAGATCCATACAACCCTTCCTTCTTTGCCTGCACAGTGAGGGATCAGGTTCAAAGACTGTTACTGGCACAGCCCTTTCAATCCAGAAAACTGACTGTCAGCTTCTCCGTAAAGGATAAGGCAGGTCAGCTACTATGTACAACTCACCGTACAAAAGACAAACTTACGACCCCATCAGCATCCTCTTTTTCTCCGAACCTGCTCCTGTGGACAGAATCCATGGGAAAAAGAAGTCTGGAGCTGTCCGTTTGCGCCCTGCCGGAACTGAGCATGGAAGAAAAGACCATGCTGGATATATTCATCGGGCACATTGCCGATGTTCTGGATAAGATGCTGGATCATCAGCCAGACATTCTCATGGAAACCCGTTTTTCCCGTCTGCTGACCCATGCCCTTTCCAACAGCCCCAGAAAAGAAAGTGCGGGCCACCTCCACAGAGTTGGGGCTTTCTGCCACTATCTTGCCCTTAAAGCAGGGCTGGAACAAAAAACCGCCGAAGAACTGAAACGGGCAGCCCCCCTCCACGACATCGGAAAGCTGGCCATACCCCAGGCCATCCTTAACAAAAGAGGCCCCCTCAATGCAGAAGAGCAGGCCATCATCCGCACACACCCTGATATCGGCTTTGAACTTCTCCACGATGAGAGTCGCCCGGATCTGCAAACCGCTGCCATTGTTGCAAGGGAGCATCACGAAAGATGGGACGGTGCTGGTTATCCTTTGGGTATTGCGGGTGAAAAAATTAACATTTTAGGAAGAATTACAGCCATTGGTGATGTTTTTGATGCCCTGACCCATGACCGAAGCTATAAAAAAGCATGGCCCTTACCCAAAGCTTTAGAATTTCTCAAAAAGAAAGCCGGAAGTATTTTTGACCCCCGGCTGGTTTCCTGCTTTATTCAAGATACAGATTCTCTGGCCCGGATTCACGCCCAATGGCCGGACACCTGA
- a CDS encoding ArsA family ATPase has translation MRILLFTGKGGAGKTTTAAATGLQAARAGKKTLVMSTDPAHSLADVLNLPLGPEPVEVEANFWAQELDIYYSMRKHWGSLRKLMLEVFRWQGVDRKIAEELAAIPGMEEGSAFLWIEEYAREKRFDLIIIDSAPTGETLTLLSLPQVTQWWTNKLFPFPRMAMKGMGKLMGGMMPLAAGLEELDSLLEKVEGVQKLLSDPEVTSTRILVNPERMVIAEARRAYTYLQLYGYHVDAVIMNRILPDVEATGFFADYVASQAGYIAEIEESFSPLPVLRVPHLGKEVFGLSLLEKVGEVLYGGRAVDDFWFKDKPLDIAETDDGYVMNLRLPFLEEGDVKVHGSGDTVTLQVGSRRRHLFLPRFLAFYTIKEILHEPPDLKLFFEKRAG, from the coding sequence ATGCGTATTCTTCTGTTTACGGGTAAAGGCGGCGCAGGAAAAACTACCACAGCAGCAGCAACGGGCCTGCAGGCGGCAAGGGCCGGGAAAAAAACCCTTGTCATGTCCACGGACCCAGCCCACTCCCTGGCTGATGTCCTGAATCTTCCCCTGGGACCTGAGCCTGTGGAGGTAGAGGCCAATTTCTGGGCTCAGGAACTGGATATCTATTATTCCATGCGTAAACACTGGGGATCGCTTCGTAAGCTGATGCTGGAGGTTTTTCGCTGGCAGGGGGTGGATCGTAAGATAGCCGAAGAACTGGCAGCCATTCCGGGTATGGAGGAAGGTTCAGCATTTTTGTGGATAGAAGAATATGCCAGGGAAAAACGTTTTGATCTTATTATAATAGATTCCGCACCTACGGGAGAAACTCTGACCCTTCTTTCCCTTCCCCAGGTGACCCAGTGGTGGACAAACAAGCTGTTTCCCTTTCCCCGTATGGCTATGAAGGGGATGGGAAAACTTATGGGTGGGATGATGCCCCTGGCGGCAGGTCTGGAGGAGCTGGATTCTCTTCTGGAAAAGGTGGAGGGTGTGCAGAAACTTCTTTCTGATCCGGAAGTGACCAGTACCCGTATTCTTGTGAATCCTGAACGCATGGTTATAGCAGAGGCCCGCAGGGCCTATACCTATCTGCAGCTTTACGGATATCATGTGGATGCTGTGATCATGAACCGTATTTTACCGGATGTTGAAGCAACTGGCTTTTTTGCGGACTATGTGGCTTCTCAGGCTGGTTATATTGCTGAAATTGAAGAAAGCTTTTCTCCTCTGCCTGTTCTTCGTGTTCCCCATCTGGGCAAAGAGGTTTTCGGGTTGTCCCTTTTGGAAAAGGTGGGAGAGGTGCTCTACGGAGGAAGGGCTGTGGATGATTTCTGGTTTAAGGATAAGCCGCTGGACATTGCAGAAACGGATGATGGTTATGTCATGAACCTGCGCCTGCCTTTTCTGGAGGAAGGGGATGTGAAGGTTCATGGTTCCGGGGATACGGTGACTCTGCAGGTGGGTTCCCGGCGGCGGCATCTTTTTCTGCCACGGTTTCTGGCTTTTTATACCATAAAAGAAATTCTTCATGAGCCGCCTGATTTAAAACTATTTTTTGAAAAACGAGCTGGGTAG
- a CDS encoding FadR/GntR family transcriptional regulator — MGVYAYERVLMHIREMMAKGEIRQGERLPPERELAERFGVSRHSLRQALQSLGERGLVIRRQGSGTHLMADSEDILARELACLLTGSGSRMDALLEFRLMLEPGIAAFAARRISGDRLAQLEQLVDMQATGERGFGDLDARFHGLLAEATENVIVREVMVSLAVILDESRSPVWEHPERAACSLEGHRAILDALKSRDEYAAQKAMQDHLESIRRTMFCNARQEGQGQVLIQDGFKYLNGVQKK; from the coding sequence ATGGGCGTGTACGCCTATGAGCGGGTATTGATGCATATCCGTGAAATGATGGCAAAGGGTGAGATCCGGCAGGGGGAGCGTCTGCCCCCTGAGCGGGAGCTGGCAGAGCGTTTCGGAGTTTCACGCCACTCCCTCAGGCAGGCCCTGCAGTCTCTGGGGGAGCGGGGGCTTGTCATCCGGCGTCAGGGCTCAGGCACCCATCTGATGGCCGACTCCGAAGATATTCTTGCCAGGGAGTTGGCCTGTCTGCTCACCGGATCAGGCTCACGCATGGATGCGCTTCTGGAGTTTCGGCTGATGCTGGAGCCGGGGATAGCCGCTTTTGCTGCCCGGAGGATTAGCGGAGATCGCTTGGCACAGTTGGAGCAGCTTGTGGATATGCAGGCCACAGGGGAGAGGGGCTTCGGAGATCTGGATGCCCGCTTCCATGGTCTCCTGGCTGAAGCCACGGAGAATGTTATCGTCCGGGAGGTCATGGTTTCCCTTGCAGTCATTCTGGATGAAAGCCGGAGTCCTGTGTGGGAACATCCGGAAAGGGCTGCCTGTTCCCTTGAGGGTCACCGGGCCATACTTGATGCCCTGAAATCCAGAGATGAATACGCAGCCCAGAAGGCCATGCAGGATCACCTTGAAAGTATACGCAGAACGATGTTCTGTAATGCAAGACAGGAAGGTCAGGGACAGGTTTTGATTCAGGACGGCTTTAAATACTTGAATGGAGTGCAGAAGAAATGA
- a CDS encoding sulfite exporter TauE/SafE family protein — translation MIETFLLYMALGAVAGVLAGLLGIGGGLVVVPMLVFALPAQGVEASVLMQIALGTSMAAIIFTAMSSLKAHHQRGAVRWDVVIRISPGIVVGTFFGAIVASRMPTHTLKVIFIVFLYYVAAQMFLNKKPKPSRTLPGSAGMFGAGCTIGGMSSFVGIGGGTLSVPFMTWCNIPFHTVIGTSAAIGFPIALAGTAGYVLGGLGNEMLPPLSLGFVYGPALFGIVAASVLTAPLGVKLAHSLPVDRLKRFFAFLLIFVATRMLLGLF, via the coding sequence ATGATTGAGACTTTTTTATTGTATATGGCTTTAGGAGCCGTAGCCGGGGTTCTGGCAGGGCTTCTTGGGATAGGGGGAGGGCTTGTGGTGGTGCCCATGCTGGTGTTTGCGCTTCCGGCACAGGGGGTGGAAGCCTCAGTTCTTATGCAGATTGCCCTGGGTACTTCCATGGCTGCAATTATTTTTACGGCCATGTCCAGTCTGAAGGCCCACCACCAGAGGGGGGCTGTACGATGGGATGTGGTTATCAGAATCTCTCCCGGTATTGTGGTGGGAACTTTTTTCGGTGCCATTGTGGCTTCGCGGATGCCGACCCATACCCTGAAGGTCATTTTTATAGTGTTTCTGTATTATGTTGCAGCCCAGATGTTTTTGAATAAAAAGCCAAAGCCCAGCCGGACTCTGCCGGGATCTGCCGGTATGTTCGGTGCAGGTTGTACCATTGGCGGCATGTCCAGTTTTGTGGGGATTGGCGGTGGAACTCTTTCTGTGCCTTTTATGACCTGGTGTAATATCCCCTTCCATACGGTTATTGGCACATCCGCTGCCATAGGGTTTCCCATTGCCTTGGCTGGTACAGCAGGATATGTGCTGGGAGGGCTTGGCAATGAAATGCTTCCACCCCTTTCCCTGGGCTTTGTCTATGGGCCAGCCCTTTTCGGTATTGTGGCTGCAAGTGTACTGACAGCTCCTCTGGGCGTAAAGCTGGCCCACAGCCTGCCTGTGGATCGTTTGAAAAGGTTTTTTGCTTTTCTGCTTATTTTTGTTGCTACCCGTATGTTATTGGGACTTTTTTAA